In the Leptotrichia sp. oral taxon 847 genome, one interval contains:
- a CDS encoding PTS-dependent dihydroxyacetone kinase phosphotransferase subunit DhaM — MESANMKNKKLVGIVVVSHSNKLAEEIINFAKILSQEDFPIVNGGNVKREVYGTNVETVKNAVISADNGAGVLIFVDMGSSIFNAMQVVKELEGKVDARIVDAPIVEGVLSAAAANSLDMDLEDLKLIAEESRNFTKLRKEI, encoded by the coding sequence ATGGAAAGTGCAAATATGAAAAATAAAAAGTTGGTTGGAATTGTTGTTGTGAGCCACAGTAACAAACTTGCTGAAGAAATTATCAATTTTGCAAAAATTTTAAGTCAGGAAGATTTTCCAATTGTAAATGGTGGAAATGTAAAAAGAGAAGTTTATGGAACAAATGTGGAAACTGTGAAAAATGCGGTAATTTCCGCTGATAATGGAGCTGGAGTATTAATTTTCGTGGATATGGGAAGTTCTATTTTTAATGCTATGCAAGTGGTAAAAGAATTGGAAGGGAAAGTTGACGCAAGAATTGTCGATGCTCCAATTGTAGAAGGAGTTTTATCGGCTGCCGCTGCAAATTCTTTGGATATGGATTTGGAAGATTTGAAATTGATTGCTGAGGAAAGTAGAAATTTTACAAAATTAAGAAAAGAAATATAA
- the rimM gene encoding ribosome maturation factor RimM (Essential for efficient processing of 16S rRNA) has product MENLINIGTIVGTHHLRGSVKINSIFEEIKLIKGEKVLLEKEGIKKILCVKNVKRLNEKKAILDFEEIKNIDEAQKLNGFKLKIRRDLLPQKTEDEFYIKDLLGMGVFFDDEKIGEIIDVMETAAHDILIVEDIKTKKEIMIPLIDEFVKKIDFENGRVEVNLIDGMR; this is encoded by the coding sequence ATGGAAAATTTAATTAATATAGGGACAATTGTAGGGACACATCATTTAAGAGGAAGTGTAAAAATTAATTCAATTTTTGAAGAAATTAAGTTAATAAAAGGCGAGAAAGTTTTGCTTGAAAAAGAAGGAATTAAAAAAATTCTTTGTGTAAAAAATGTAAAACGATTAAATGAAAAAAAAGCAATTTTAGATTTTGAAGAAATAAAAAATATTGACGAAGCTCAAAAATTAAACGGATTTAAGCTAAAAATAAGAAGAGATTTGCTGCCACAAAAGACGGAAGATGAATTTTACATAAAAGATTTATTGGGAATGGGAGTTTTTTTTGATGATGAAAAAATCGGTGAAATTATAGATGTGATGGAAACCGCTGCTCACGATATTTTAATAGTCGAAGATATAAAAACCAAAAAAGAAATTATGATTCCGTTGATTGATGAATTTGTTAAAAAAATAGATTTTGAAAACGGAAGAGTCGAAGTAAATTTGATTGACGGAATGAGATAG
- a CDS encoding peptidase U32 family protein → MIEKKNKLNILAPAGNYEKLVAAVKAGADEVFFGLKGFSARRNNENLDMKEVFSAIDYAHLHGVKAIMAFNTILKDSEIKSMYNNIKRVYEHGVDAVIVQDLGLVKFLKENFPNLKLHASTQMTVANHVEASKLKEMGLSRVCLARELSFEEIKEIRKNTDIELEIFVSGSLCISYSGNCYISSFIGGRSGNRGLCAYSCRKKFTDESGKSAYFLSPNDQLLQEKEINLLKEIGVDALKVEGRKKSSEYVFETVSYYDNILKGTPRPTESYKLFNRGYSKGYFYLDDKLMNQKYSSNFGYFLGIRLGSSNNFKIDDELILGDGVQFVDENFEKISGEYVNKIIFNGEKVQKVKKNDTISIGKLPKGTKYIYKNYSKEINDKIIHNIKVSKRFSAIDAEFVAEKGKKLKLTFEIKNLKNEKITVTKESDFVLSEIAKKTITKEKIAKKIAELGDTSFELANVKIIYDGNSFIPFSELKNLKRLCTQELSKEVLASYKRIAPEKKEYEFLQEKILKKPIFSALVSNEQQEKVCRKLGISKIY, encoded by the coding sequence GTGATTGAAAAAAAGAACAAATTAAATATTTTGGCGCCAGCGGGAAATTATGAAAAACTTGTCGCAGCAGTAAAAGCAGGAGCGGATGAAGTTTTTTTTGGACTAAAAGGATTTAGTGCGAGAAGAAATAATGAAAATTTGGATATGAAAGAAGTTTTTAGTGCGATTGACTATGCGCATTTACACGGTGTTAAAGCAATTATGGCTTTTAATACAATTTTGAAGGACAGTGAAATCAAAAGTATGTACAACAATATAAAAAGAGTGTATGAACACGGTGTGGATGCGGTTATTGTACAAGATTTGGGATTGGTCAAATTTTTAAAAGAAAATTTTCCAAATTTAAAACTTCACGCAAGTACGCAAATGACGGTTGCAAATCACGTTGAAGCTAGTAAATTAAAAGAAATGGGACTTAGCAGAGTTTGTCTTGCAAGAGAATTATCTTTTGAGGAAATTAAGGAAATTAGAAAAAATACTGATATTGAGCTAGAAATTTTTGTGTCGGGCTCGCTTTGTATCTCGTATTCGGGAAATTGCTATATAAGCAGTTTTATTGGCGGAAGAAGTGGAAATCGTGGACTTTGTGCTTATTCTTGCAGAAAAAAGTTTACCGATGAAAGTGGAAAAAGTGCATATTTTTTGAGTCCAAATGATCAGCTTTTGCAGGAAAAAGAGATTAATTTATTAAAAGAAATTGGAGTTGATGCGCTAAAAGTTGAAGGGCGGAAAAAATCTAGCGAGTACGTCTTTGAAACAGTAAGTTATTACGACAATATTTTAAAGGGGACTCCAAGGCCGACAGAAAGCTATAAACTTTTTAATAGAGGATATTCCAAAGGTTATTTTTATTTAGATGACAAGCTTATGAATCAAAAGTATTCTTCAAATTTTGGATATTTTTTGGGAATTAGATTAGGTAGTTCGAATAATTTTAAAATTGACGATGAATTAATTTTAGGTGATGGAGTTCAATTTGTTGATGAAAATTTTGAAAAAATTTCAGGAGAATATGTCAATAAAATTATTTTTAACGGCGAAAAAGTTCAAAAGGTTAAAAAAAATGACACGATTTCGATTGGAAAACTGCCAAAAGGGACAAAATATATTTACAAAAATTATTCTAAAGAAATCAATGACAAAATTATTCACAATATAAAAGTTTCCAAAAGATTTTCTGCCATTGATGCAGAATTTGTCGCAGAAAAAGGTAAAAAATTGAAACTTACTTTTGAGATTAAAAATTTGAAAAATGAAAAAATAACGGTTACAAAAGAAAGCGATTTTGTCTTGAGTGAAATTGCCAAAAAAACAATTACAAAAGAAAAAATTGCCAAAAAAATCGCAGAACTTGGTGACACATCTTTTGAACTTGCAAATGTCAAAATAATTTATGACGGAAATTCATTTATTCCATTTAGTGAACTTAAAAATTTAAAAAGATTATGCACACAAGAGCTTTCTAAAGAAGTTTTGGCATCGTACAAAAGAATTGCGCCTGAAAAGAAAGAATATGAATTTTTGCAAGAAAAAATTTTAAAAAAACCTATTTTTTCTGCACTTGTTTCAAATGAACAGCAAGAAAAAGTCTGTCGTAAGCTTGGAATTTCTAAAATTTATTAA
- a CDS encoding RNA-guided endonuclease InsQ/TnpB family protein produces the protein MYLTLKQQVKHLSKKEFRNLKYLSHIAKNLTNEAIYNIRQYYFKNKKYLSYNENYKILKNSENYKKLNSNMAQQILKELDGSFKSFFGLLKLAKNGQYDNKKIKLPNYLDKDGFTTLFIGFVRLKDDILIVPYSISFRKTHKEIAGKLPPVLKGKKIKEIRIIPKQHSRYFEIQYTYEVEEVQRELNKENGLGIDLGIDNLCTCVSNNGASFLIDGRKLKSINQYYNKINAKLQSIKDKQKIKRTTLRQKRIARKRNNRIEDYLSKAARIIVNYCLNNDIGKLVLGYNEDFQRNSNIGSINNQNFVNIPYRKLRDKLIYLCKLYGIEFKLQEESYTSKASFFDGDEIPIYDKENLKEYIFSGKRIKRGLYQTSAGKLINADCNGALNILRKSKVVDLSVLYNRGELNTPKRIRVVVVLSNFLENF, from the coding sequence ATGTATTTAACATTAAAACAACAGGTAAAGCATCTTAGTAAAAAGGAGTTTAGGAATTTAAAATATTTATCTCATATAGCCAAGAACTTAACTAATGAAGCTATATATAATATTAGACAATACTATTTTAAAAATAAAAAGTATTTAAGTTATAATGAAAACTATAAAATACTTAAAAATAGTGAGAATTACAAGAAATTAAATTCTAATATGGCACAACAAATTCTAAAAGAATTAGACGGAAGTTTCAAATCATTTTTTGGACTTTTAAAACTTGCTAAGAATGGTCAATATGATAATAAAAAAATAAAATTACCTAATTATCTTGATAAAGATGGTTTTACAACTCTTTTTATAGGTTTTGTAAGATTAAAAGATGATATTCTGATAGTTCCTTATTCAATTTCATTTAGAAAGACACATAAGGAAATCGCAGGAAAACTACCACCAGTATTAAAAGGCAAGAAGATAAAAGAGATTAGAATAATACCAAAACAACATTCTAGGTACTTTGAAATTCAATATACTTATGAGGTAGAAGAAGTTCAAAGGGAATTAAATAAAGAAAATGGACTAGGAATAGATTTAGGTATAGATAATCTATGTACTTGTGTTAGTAATAACGGAGCATCATTCCTAATAGATGGTAGAAAATTAAAGTCAATAAATCAATACTATAACAAGATAAATGCAAAATTACAAAGCATAAAAGATAAGCAAAAGATTAAGCGGACAACATTAAGACAAAAGAGAATAGCTAGAAAGAGAAATAATCGTATAGAAGATTATCTTTCAAAAGCAGCAAGAATAATTGTAAATTATTGTCTTAATAATGATATAGGAAAACTAGTTCTAGGGTACAATGAAGATTTTCAAAGAAATTCAAATATAGGAAGTATAAATAATCAAAATTTTGTAAATATACCATATAGAAAATTAAGAGATAAATTAATATATCTATGTAAACTATATGGAATAGAATTTAAACTACAAGAAGAAAGTTATACATCAAAAGCAAGTTTCTTTGATGGAGATGAAATCCCAATATATGATAAAGAAAATCTAAAAGAATATATATTCAGTGGAAAAAGGATAAAAAGAGGACTATATCAAACAAGTGCAGGTAAACTCATAAATGCAGATTGTAATGGAGCATTAAACATATTAAGGAAAAGTAAAGTTGTGGACTTAAGCGTCCTATACAATAGAGGTGAGCTGAACACGCCTAAAAGAATAAGGGTAGTTGTTGTGCTATCAAACTTCTTAGAAAATTTTTAA
- a CDS encoding IS256 family transposase, with amino-acid sequence MTKKKIDNEIFKTLIEDYNIKDTNDIKDMLKDLLSGTIQTMLEAEIEHELGYAKHSMKDKTTSNARNGHSKKTVRSEYGNLDLDIPRDRNAEFEPQIIPKYQREITGIEGQILSLYAKGMSNRDIEDHLNNLYGIDVSPSMISKITDKIIPEIREWQSRQLEDVYPIVFMDAIHYSVRKDGVVVKKAVYLAIGIDKEGRKEVLGFWIGENESSKYWLNVLNELKNRGVQDILIMSVDNLKGFSEAISSVFPKTEIQKCVVHQIRNSIRYISYKDVREFTSDLKEMYNAPTLEQAEFKLDELEEKWGKKYMAVINSWRSNWNELTTYFKYDTKIRKLIYTTNPIESLNRQLRKYTKTKSLYPTDEALMKSVYLSLKEATRKWTGRIPGWGEIYSQLSIYFEGRI; translated from the coding sequence ATGACTAAAAAGAAAATTGACAACGAAATTTTTAAAACACTGATTGAGGATTACAATATTAAAGATACTAATGATATTAAGGATATGCTTAAGGATTTGCTTTCGGGTACTATCCAAACCATGCTTGAAGCTGAAATTGAGCATGAACTGGGGTATGCTAAACATTCTATGAAAGATAAGACTACTTCTAATGCTAGAAATGGACATTCCAAGAAAACTGTTAGAAGTGAGTATGGCAATCTTGATTTAGATATTCCTAGAGATAGAAATGCTGAGTTTGAGCCTCAAATCATCCCTAAATATCAAAGAGAAATTACTGGCATTGAAGGACAGATTCTTTCTCTTTATGCTAAAGGAATGAGCAATAGAGATATCGAGGACCATCTCAATAATCTTTATGGAATTGATGTTTCGCCATCTATGATCAGTAAAATTACAGATAAAATTATACCTGAAATTAGGGAATGGCAGTCTAGACAGCTTGAGGATGTATACCCAATAGTTTTTATGGATGCTATCCATTACAGCGTAAGAAAAGATGGAGTTGTTGTTAAAAAGGCGGTATATTTAGCTATAGGAATAGATAAGGAAGGGCGAAAGGAGGTCTTAGGATTTTGGATAGGAGAAAATGAATCAAGCAAGTACTGGCTAAATGTTTTAAATGAATTAAAAAACAGAGGAGTTCAGGATATACTAATTATGTCTGTTGATAATTTAAAAGGGTTCAGCGAAGCAATATCTTCGGTGTTCCCTAAGACAGAAATTCAAAAATGTGTGGTTCATCAAATTAGAAACAGCATAAGATACATATCTTACAAAGATGTAAGGGAATTTACATCAGACTTAAAAGAAATGTACAATGCACCAACACTGGAACAGGCAGAGTTTAAACTGGATGAACTAGAAGAAAAATGGGGTAAAAAGTATATGGCAGTAATTAATTCCTGGAGAAGTAACTGGAATGAGTTGACAACATACTTTAAATATGATACAAAGATAAGAAAGCTGATATATACGACAAACCCGATAGAAAGCTTAAACAGACAATTAAGAAAGTATACGAAGACAAAATCACTTTATCCGACAGATGAAGCATTGATGAAGTCAGTATATTTAAGTTTAAAGGAAGCAACAAGGAAATGGACTGGAAGAATACCGGGCTGGGGAGAAATATATTCTCAGTTAAGTATTTATTTTGAAGGAAGGATTTAA
- a CDS encoding S1C family serine protease, whose translation MKFKNIVTSSFFAAALVSGTAMAEGQVLQNKQVVQNTSVTNDMYRAQDAFAAVYDKAKDSVVNIRTKSTIVVETYNPLEAFLFGTSGRRQQRKETGSLGSGFIISSDGYIMTNNHVIEGADEIYVKMSDGQEYLAKLVGTSPEVDIAILKVMANRTFKPLKFANSDNIKIGHWAIAFGNPLGLNSSMTVGVIGASGRSSLGIEQVENFIQTDAAINQGNSGGPLLNINGDVIGVNTAIYSTTGGSVGLGFAIPSNLATNVKDSIIKSGRYERPYVGISVLDLTPEIKRQRNIPYSSGIMVQQVYSGSPAAKYGLKPGDIILEINGKKVTSAGTFIGELAAKKIGETVNLKVSSGGKEKNISMKLEAFSYSRQQINNRRR comes from the coding sequence ATGAAATTTAAAAATATAGTAACTTCGTCATTTTTTGCAGCGGCACTTGTCAGTGGAACTGCTATGGCGGAAGGACAAGTTTTACAAAATAAACAAGTTGTACAAAATACGAGTGTAACGAATGATATGTACAGAGCACAAGATGCATTTGCAGCTGTCTATGACAAAGCAAAAGATTCGGTTGTAAATATCAGAACAAAATCAACAATTGTAGTAGAAACTTATAATCCGTTGGAAGCCTTTTTATTTGGAACTTCAGGAAGAAGACAGCAAAGAAAAGAAACTGGAAGTTTGGGATCTGGATTTATCATTTCAAGTGATGGATATATTATGACAAACAATCATGTCATCGAAGGTGCGGATGAGATTTATGTAAAAATGTCAGATGGACAGGAATATTTGGCAAAATTAGTGGGAACTTCTCCAGAAGTTGACATTGCCATTTTGAAAGTTATGGCAAACAGAACTTTTAAACCACTTAAGTTTGCAAATTCGGATAATATAAAAATAGGACACTGGGCTATTGCGTTTGGAAATCCTTTAGGACTAAACAGTTCGATGACAGTTGGAGTAATTGGCGCGTCTGGAAGAAGTTCTCTTGGAATAGAACAAGTTGAAAATTTCATTCAAACGGATGCTGCAATTAATCAAGGAAACAGTGGAGGACCATTACTTAATATAAACGGAGATGTAATAGGTGTAAATACCGCAATTTATTCGACAACAGGTGGAAGTGTAGGACTTGGTTTTGCAATTCCTTCAAATTTGGCTACGAATGTCAAAGATTCAATAATAAAATCTGGAAGATATGAAAGACCTTATGTTGGAATTTCTGTACTTGATTTGACTCCAGAAATTAAAAGACAGAGAAATATTCCATATTCATCAGGAATTATGGTGCAACAGGTATATTCAGGCTCTCCTGCCGCAAAATATGGATTAAAACCAGGCGACATCATACTTGAAATAAACGGTAAAAAAGTAACTTCCGCAGGAACATTTATTGGAGAATTGGCAGCTAAAAAAATAGGTGAAACTGTAAACTTAAAAGTTTCTTCAGGTGGAAAAGAAAAAAATATATCAATGAAATTGGAAGCTTTTAGTTATTCAAGACAGCAGATAAACAATCGAAGAAGATAA
- a CDS encoding RNA methyltransferase, translated as MRNNIYVGLVHYPVYNKNNDVVATSVTNFDIHDISRTCRTYDIKKYFIITPVDAQKELTSRIIGFWTEGDGIEFNKNRNEAFENTKLEDSVQSSIETIEKFEGRKPKIITTSARIFSNSVDYNVLGKEIIEDESPYLILFGTGWGLTDEIMDLSYKILKPIRGNTKYNHLCVRSAVSIILDRLLGEN; from the coding sequence ATGAGAAATAATATATATGTTGGACTGGTTCACTATCCTGTATACAATAAAAATAATGATGTAGTTGCAACTTCGGTTACAAATTTTGATATACATGATATTTCGAGAACTTGTAGAACTTATGATATAAAAAAATATTTTATTATAACGCCTGTTGATGCTCAAAAGGAGCTGACAAGTAGAATTATCGGTTTCTGGACTGAAGGTGATGGAATAGAATTTAATAAAAATAGGAACGAAGCGTTTGAAAATACAAAACTTGAAGATTCTGTACAAAGTTCGATTGAGACAATTGAAAAATTTGAAGGGAGAAAGCCAAAGATTATAACAACTTCTGCAAGAATTTTTTCAAATTCAGTTGATTACAATGTTTTAGGAAAAGAAATAATAGAAGATGAGTCGCCATATCTTATCTTATTTGGGACAGGATGGGGACTTACCGATGAAATTATGGATTTATCTTACAAAATTTTAAAGCCTATTCGAGGAAATACAAAATATAATCATCTGTGTGTAAGAAGCGCTGTGTCAATAATTTTGGACAGATTACTGGGAGAAAATTAA
- a CDS encoding O-antigen ligase family protein — translation MEIIKKQKYLEKLYLLLGASIFIHYILVILFSVLILFEIFTSKEYKKILKDRTLITVGVVLGFSIMTSVFYKNILGLVAIPIFLFLVVGRYYTLAVDVELKQKVLQIISKFSIVPFFIGIVEFVLTKSRIGYFAFFNPNYLGSVMMMGAIVNLYLFFEKRNKKNILFFFSNMATIFLSGSRSSLIAVILGIFVLLFYFLDKRYFIFGTLVLLIYILGVYLHIFPFLRMDTFVEYFWLRVEIVQMAIVVFKRTNFLYGHGNFFYYKFTNHVYPHSHNAIVEFLLSYGFIGTVLLATVFFRYLYEILKKDRNNILKIALIVGVIFHNLTDFTIFWVQTVLLFIMISSYEEDNKMIKGYRKIKNEELLEEK, via the coding sequence GTGGAAATTATAAAAAAACAAAAATATTTAGAAAAATTATATTTGTTATTGGGAGCTTCTATTTTTATTCATTATATTTTAGTAATTTTATTCAGCGTTTTAATATTATTTGAAATTTTTACCTCAAAGGAGTACAAAAAAATATTGAAAGACAGAACATTAATTACAGTTGGAGTTGTTTTGGGATTTTCGATAATGACTTCCGTCTTTTATAAAAATATTTTAGGGCTTGTGGCAATTCCAATATTTTTGTTCTTAGTGGTTGGAAGATATTATACTTTGGCAGTTGATGTGGAATTAAAGCAAAAAGTTTTGCAAATAATTTCAAAATTTTCGATAGTTCCATTTTTTATTGGGATTGTTGAATTTGTTTTGACAAAAAGCAGAATTGGTTATTTTGCATTTTTTAATCCGAATTATTTGGGAAGCGTTATGATGATGGGGGCGATTGTAAATTTATATTTATTTTTTGAAAAAAGAAATAAAAAAAATATTTTGTTTTTTTTCTCAAATATGGCGACTATTTTTTTAAGTGGTTCTCGATCATCGTTAATTGCAGTAATTTTAGGAATTTTTGTACTATTATTTTATTTTTTGGATAAAAGATATTTTATTTTTGGAACTTTGGTGCTTTTAATCTATATTTTGGGAGTTTATCTTCATATTTTCCCTTTCTTGCGAATGGACACTTTTGTAGAATATTTTTGGCTGAGGGTGGAAATTGTGCAAATGGCAATTGTCGTTTTTAAAAGAACAAATTTTTTGTACGGACACGGAAACTTTTTTTACTACAAGTTTACAAATCATGTCTATCCGCACTCGCACAATGCAATTGTGGAATTTCTTTTAAGTTATGGGTTTATTGGAACAGTTTTACTTGCGACAGTTTTTTTTAGATATTTATATGAAATTTTGAAAAAAGATAGAAACAATATTTTAAAGATTGCTTTGATAGTCGGAGTGATTTTTCACAATTTGACGGACTTTACAATTTTCTGGGTTCAGACGGTACTTTTGTTTATAATGATTTCGTCGTATGAAGAAGATAATAAAATGATAAAGGGTTATAGAAAAATAAAAAATGAAGAATTATTGGAGGAAAAATAA
- the trmD gene encoding tRNA (guanosine(37)-N1)-methyltransferase TrmD, whose amino-acid sequence MKFNVLTLFPELFEQYLSQTILKRAVDKNIIDYEIINIRDYARNKHSQMDDIPFGGGAGMVLKPEAYWNYFYENFEYFKNENPNSKKPYVIFLSPQGKQLTHKKVTELSQKDEIVLISGRYEGLDQRVIDRFVDEEISIGDYVLSSGDLPSLVLMDSIIRIKNGVIKKESFETDSFYNGLLGFPQYTRPVEIDGMEVPEVLRSGNHAKIDEFRQMKSIEKTIQNRKDLFEKKLEHIEEDLEFKKVYKKYLKSK is encoded by the coding sequence ATGAAATTTAATGTTTTAACTTTATTTCCCGAGTTATTTGAGCAGTATCTATCACAAACTATTTTAAAACGGGCAGTCGATAAAAACATAATAGATTATGAAATTATTAATATTCGTGATTATGCAAGAAACAAACATAGTCAAATGGACGACATCCCTTTCGGTGGCGGTGCTGGAATGGTTTTAAAACCAGAAGCCTACTGGAATTATTTCTATGAAAATTTTGAATATTTTAAAAATGAAAATCCAAATTCAAAAAAACCGTATGTGATATTTTTATCTCCGCAAGGAAAGCAATTGACTCACAAAAAAGTTACAGAACTTTCTCAAAAAGATGAAATTGTGCTAATTTCAGGTAGGTATGAGGGCCTTGATCAAAGAGTTATTGATAGATTTGTCGACGAAGAAATCTCAATTGGAGATTATGTCTTAAGCAGTGGTGATTTACCGTCATTGGTATTGATGGATTCCATCATTCGAATAAAAAATGGCGTAATAAAAAAAGAATCTTTTGAAACGGATTCATTTTATAACGGACTTTTAGGGTTTCCGCAATATACAAGACCTGTAGAAATTGATGGAATGGAAGTGCCAGAGGTTCTAAGAAGTGGAAATCACGCAAAAATAGATGAGTTTAGACAGATGAAATCAATTGAGAAAACTATTCAAAATCGGAAGGATTTATTTGAGAAAAAGTTGGAACATATTGAGGAAGATTTAGAGTTTAAAAAGGTTTATAAAAAATATTTGAAAAGTAAATAA